Within Sphingobium aromaticiconvertens, the genomic segment TTGACGCCGATATGGTCGAGATGAGCCATCAGCAGCACATATTCATTGGCCAGCGCCGGGTCGGAACCGGGCAGGATGGCAACGACATTCTGGCTCTTTTGCGTAGTCACCGTGCTGGTGCGGGCAATCTTCACCAGCGGCTTGAGCGCAAAGCCCTTGATCCGTGCCCCCTTCTTTGCGGCGGCGGCACGGAGGGCGGCGACGCTCTTGCCCGATCCTGCGAACAGCGCATCGGCGGCGGCGCCGTTGACCATCGCCGATCCCCTTATGCCGGGCGCGCGGACGTAGGGCTGGCCGTCCGTATCGATCCAGGTGACACTGGGCGAGTCCGACATCTCCTTCGTCCGGTCCCAGGAGCGACGTTGCAACTGGGCAATCGTGGGTAGGGTGATGAGGCCGATCGCGCCATGCCTTTCTGCCACGATGGATTTTTCGGCGGCCAGATGTGCGCCGATCTCACTGGGCATTCCAACCGGCGATCCACTCAGCGCGACGACATATTTGCCCTTCACGTCCAGTCCGGCATAATCGTCAACGCCTTCCCTGGCGGACTCCAGGCCAAAGCCGACGAACACCGCCTGCGCCTCCAGCGCCTGATTGGGTTCGCGTCCGAACGGACCGATGATAGTGTCGCCGCCATTGGGAAAGGTCGCGCCACCGATCGTCAGGACCGGGGTCTTGCTCTTGTCGAGCGTGGAGAAGGACAGGGTCACAGGCTGAAACCAGCTATCCTGCACCGCCTGTTTGAGGCTCAGCGCTTCAAAGCGTGCCGCCACGAAGCGCGACGCGATGTCATACCCCCGGCTGCCCGCATCGCGGCCCTCCAGCAGATCGTCGGCCAGGAAGGTGATGTCAGCCTTCACCGCTTCGGGAGAAAAGGTCG encodes:
- a CDS encoding M28 family metallopeptidase, translated to MSVRFLGAALATLAFVSTAHSQPKTSQPSTTPTFSPEAVKADITFLADDLLEGRDAGSRGYDIASRFVAARFEALSLKQAVQDSWFQPVTLSFSTLDKSKTPVLTIGGATFPNGGDTIIGPFGREPNQALEAQAVFVGFGLESAREGVDDYAGLDVKGKYVVALSGSPVGMPSEIGAHLAAEKSIVAERHGAIGLITLPTIAQLQRRSWDRTKEMSDSPSVTWIDTDGQPYVRAPGIRGSAMVNGAAADALFAGSGKSVAALRAAAAKKGARIKGFALKPLVKIARTSTVTTQKSQNVVAILPGSDPALANEYVLLMAHLDHIGVKPDAKGADKIYNGAMDNASGIATMLAVAKAFADNGTAPKRSILFAAVTAEEKGLLGAQYLARHPIVPAGGKVVGVVNLDMPILTYDFQDLVAFGAEHSTLGPIVERAAKSAGIALSPDPLPAEGLFTRSDHYRFVQEGVPSVFLMTGFAGPGKAAFEQFLKTDYHQPSDQIDLPFHWKAAAKFAQVNYLIAREIADAPTAPLWYAKDFFGDSFAPNASKAPQP